In the Thermococcus sp. MAR1 genome, one interval contains:
- a CDS encoding ATP-binding protein, producing the protein MKPFPETPIIKVEELYGREREVSQLHQLVLEKKRWVAIIGPRAVGKTSLARAFATHYSSTTGNPAVYSNFAGIHNFTEFVERFGLDVMNLVHEDKLKLRRVSLGIKFFEAVLEREENISIAPKNPAALFDEVMRALPEGSLLVWDEVQDMRTERNKLLAALWRLHNVLAEKRPIIIFTGSAMGLFKKLLNPEYDDYLYGRAPVRVDVEPWDVQTGIEFLKRGLLAAGNVDFSIDELREASIKLGGFPGYLSSYGRGRIDGLTHGRALKNAHEEAVKRAMSELKSFVGLRPQREYQRKVIALLNAMGEGVSRPSSLARLSGLTEVSVVNTLETLLEMGIVEKESKSKVVSIYRFKYGFYQEAALRIRA; encoded by the coding sequence ATGAAACCCTTTCCAGAAACCCCGATAATTAAAGTTGAGGAGTTGTATGGCAGGGAGAGGGAAGTTTCCCAGTTGCATCAGCTTGTCCTCGAAAAGAAACGGTGGGTGGCGATCATAGGGCCAAGGGCCGTTGGGAAGACCAGCCTCGCGAGGGCGTTCGCAACCCACTATTCTTCCACAACGGGTAACCCCGCGGTTTATTCAAACTTTGCTGGCATTCACAACTTTACCGAATTCGTGGAGAGGTTCGGGCTGGACGTAATGAATTTAGTGCACGAGGATAAACTCAAGCTCAGGAGGGTCTCTTTGGGTATTAAGTTCTTCGAAGCGGTTCTCGAAAGGGAGGAAAACATCTCCATAGCCCCCAAGAATCCCGCGGCCCTCTTTGATGAAGTCATGAGGGCTCTTCCCGAGGGAAGCCTGCTGGTATGGGATGAGGTTCAGGACATGCGGACGGAAAGAAACAAGCTCCTCGCTGCACTGTGGAGGCTTCATAACGTTCTGGCGGAGAAAAGACCCATAATAATCTTCACGGGCTCCGCCATGGGGCTCTTCAAGAAGCTTCTGAATCCCGAATACGACGATTATCTCTATGGACGTGCTCCGGTAAGGGTGGACGTTGAGCCTTGGGACGTTCAAACTGGGATTGAGTTCTTAAAAAGAGGCCTCCTCGCGGCGGGAAACGTGGATTTTTCCATTGACGAGCTTCGGGAGGCGTCTATTAAACTGGGTGGTTTTCCGGGTTACCTCTCATCTTACGGCAGGGGGAGGATTGATGGGCTGACTCACGGAAGGGCCCTTAAAAACGCCCATGAAGAAGCCGTTAAGAGAGCCATGAGTGAACTCAAGAGTTTTGTCGGGTTGCGCCCACAAAGGGAGTATCAAAGAAAAGTGATAGCGCTCTTAAACGCCATGGGTGAGGGTGTTTCCAGGCCATCGTCACTTGCAAGGCTGTCTGGATTGACGGAAGTCAGCGTCGTTAACACGCTCGAGACCCTTCTGGAAATGGGGATAGTTGAAAAGGAATCCAAGAGTAAGGTGGTGAGCATCTACCGGTTCAAATATGGCTTTTATCAGGAAGCGGCCTTGAGAATTAGGGCGTAG
- a CDS encoding transglutaminase-like domain-containing protein, giving the protein MMGRFLAAFAIAFIVIIAGCLSATPETGTPESTAYQSTTSTTPFSTPTPGSSPATWTNPLVSWENVTVSLPGQDAELSCPGILWRYILRDALSCMLGREELEVISPLAEELKGEDLAQSAWNVLAWEGEWLSYDWEKAKQPFAKVIIYPDGREEVVEGQNNTIQTPYETIMRRTGICTDYTVLTDALLLAMNYSPVYAMAINLTDLGHATALVKINGWYFTLDQHLPPMDLGAYYHYWERQGSRIVNATLYEITPGEEKANIKVLGVVAGEEFLNQDYTMGDADARNLAVSMMNLLYEGFGLKADESLKRLSDGKLPRGYRAGWTWGVTYYNLADYYHPFFHEEYAEWLVSQMLSDQEFAGYVQKSDAVWIEVRIEGEDLILTIYLGSS; this is encoded by the coding sequence ATGATGGGAAGGTTCCTCGCGGCGTTTGCCATCGCGTTCATTGTCATCATCGCGGGCTGCCTCTCGGCCACTCCGGAGACCGGAACGCCCGAAAGTACCGCATACCAATCTACAACTTCAACCACTCCGTTCTCCACTCCAACGCCTGGTTCATCCCCCGCAACCTGGACTAATCCCCTTGTGAGCTGGGAGAACGTGACCGTGTCTCTCCCGGGCCAGGACGCCGAGCTCAGCTGTCCGGGAATCCTCTGGCGCTACATCCTCAGGGATGCACTTTCCTGTATGCTGGGCAGGGAAGAGCTTGAGGTCATATCACCCCTCGCGGAGGAGCTCAAGGGTGAAGACCTCGCCCAGAGTGCCTGGAACGTCCTAGCCTGGGAAGGAGAGTGGCTGAGCTACGACTGGGAGAAGGCCAAACAGCCCTTCGCCAAGGTCATAATATACCCCGACGGAAGAGAGGAGGTTGTTGAGGGGCAGAACAACACCATTCAGACCCCCTACGAGACGATAATGCGGAGAACCGGTATATGCACCGACTACACAGTTCTCACGGATGCCCTGCTCCTGGCCATGAACTACTCGCCGGTCTACGCGATGGCCATAAACCTCACCGATTTGGGGCACGCCACGGCGTTGGTAAAGATAAACGGATGGTACTTCACCCTCGACCAGCACCTCCCGCCCATGGATTTAGGTGCCTACTACCACTACTGGGAGCGGCAGGGGAGCAGGATAGTTAACGCCACCCTCTACGAGATAACACCGGGCGAAGAGAAGGCCAACATAAAGGTTCTGGGCGTCGTTGCCGGCGAGGAGTTCCTCAACCAGGACTACACCATGGGTGATGCCGACGCGAGGAATTTAGCCGTTTCCATGATGAATCTGCTCTATGAGGGATTCGGCCTGAAGGCCGACGAATCCCTGAAAAGACTCTCCGACGGAAAGCTCCCGAGGGGGTACAGGGCCGGCTGGACGTGGGGGGTTACCTACTACAACCTGGCCGACTACTACCACCCCTTCTTCCATGAAGAGTACGCCGAGTGGCTGGTCTCCCAGATGCTTTCTGACCAAGAGTTCGCGGGCTACGTCCAGAAGAGCGACGCGGTCTGGATAGAGGTCCGGATAGAGGGCGAGGATTTAATCCTCACCATCTACCTCGGGAGCTCTTAG
- a CDS encoding DEAD/DEAH box helicase, giving the protein MSFERLGLSEATLVAVREKGFETPTDIQREVIPRLLSGDVDIIGQSQTGTGKTAAFALPIIEAIDPNIKAVQAIILTPTRELALQVADEIKSLRGRKRVYVYAVYGGQPIGPQIRALERGTHVVVGTPGRVLDHIRRGTLDLSSVKFFILDEADRMLDMGFIDDIEAIFRETPRRKRVLMFSATMPPEIRRLARRYMKNHEVISVSSDELVPEMVDQEYVEVVPARKFTVLKKILGNDFYGIVFCATKRETRELSERLRRAGYSAEALNGDMSQNSRERTFWRFKTKRTRILVATDVAARGLDVQDISHIVNYSLPMTAEDYVHRIGRTGRMGKRGRAITFIMPGEFKRLRYIAQVAGVEIRKSELSEEIPREYRERYESDRSGYYGRSGRRNSRYPRNSRGYSKSSRGRW; this is encoded by the coding sequence ATGAGTTTTGAAAGATTGGGCTTATCAGAGGCCACGTTAGTGGCGGTTAGAGAGAAGGGTTTTGAGACCCCAACGGACATTCAGAGGGAGGTAATCCCCCGCCTTCTATCGGGCGACGTCGATATAATCGGCCAGTCCCAGACCGGGACGGGAAAGACTGCCGCCTTTGCGCTTCCAATAATCGAGGCGATTGATCCGAATATAAAGGCCGTTCAGGCGATAATATTGACCCCCACGAGGGAGCTTGCCCTCCAGGTGGCGGATGAAATCAAGAGCCTCCGCGGGAGGAAGAGGGTTTACGTATATGCCGTCTACGGCGGCCAGCCGATAGGGCCGCAGATAAGGGCCCTTGAGAGGGGAACCCACGTCGTCGTTGGAACTCCCGGCAGGGTTCTCGACCACATAAGGCGCGGAACCCTCGATTTAAGCTCGGTGAAGTTCTTCATCCTTGACGAGGCCGACAGGATGCTCGACATGGGCTTCATAGACGACATAGAGGCGATTTTCAGGGAGACGCCACGGAGGAAGAGGGTGCTGATGTTCTCTGCCACCATGCCCCCAGAGATTAGAAGGCTCGCGAGGCGTTACATGAAGAACCATGAGGTGATAAGCGTCAGCAGCGACGAGTTGGTTCCGGAAATGGTGGATCAGGAGTACGTGGAGGTCGTCCCAGCGCGGAAGTTCACGGTGCTGAAGAAGATACTCGGCAACGACTTCTACGGCATAGTCTTCTGCGCCACCAAGAGGGAAACCAGGGAGCTGAGTGAGAGGCTCAGGAGAGCCGGCTACAGCGCCGAGGCTCTAAACGGCGACATGAGCCAAAACTCGAGGGAAAGGACATTCTGGCGCTTCAAGACGAAGAGAACAAGGATTTTAGTTGCGACCGACGTTGCGGCGAGGGGCCTCGACGTTCAGGACATAAGCCACATCGTCAACTACTCCCTGCCCATGACTGCCGAGGACTACGTCCACCGGATAGGGAGAACCGGCAGGATGGGCAAGCGGGGAAGGGCGATAACCTTCATAATGCCCGGTGAGTTCAAGAGGCTGCGCTACATTGCACAGGTAGCCGGCGTGGAGATAAGGAAGTCCGAGCTCAGCGAGGAGATCCCGAGGGAGTACCGCGAGAGGTATGAAAGTGATCGCTCCGGTTACTACGGGAGAAGCGGAAGAAGAAACTCCCGCTATCCAAGGAACTCCCGGGGCTATTCTAAGAGCTCCCGAGGTAGATGGTGA
- a CDS encoding rhomboid family intramembrane serine protease, protein MSLEKYFARYGKATFTLFLINVAVYIVEAILSGNPLSISIGVLARLGQWNYAVINGAWWQLITAMFVHVGILHIGFNMYFLLMMGRQLEGILGPKRLVMVYLVSGLAGNLLTLLLLPANSASAGASGALFGIVGALILITGVVGGNMQAALINAFVLFLINSILPGVNVYAHLGGLLVGMAIGYYYGRQIKRHLMARMYGYGW, encoded by the coding sequence ATGAGTCTTGAGAAGTATTTTGCCCGCTACGGGAAGGCGACGTTTACGCTGTTCCTGATAAACGTGGCCGTTTACATAGTCGAGGCAATCCTCAGCGGGAACCCGCTCAGTATAAGCATCGGAGTCCTTGCAAGGCTCGGCCAGTGGAACTACGCCGTCATCAATGGTGCCTGGTGGCAACTAATAACCGCGATGTTCGTGCACGTCGGCATACTCCACATAGGCTTCAACATGTACTTCCTCCTGATGATGGGCAGACAGCTTGAGGGAATCCTCGGGCCGAAGAGGCTCGTCATGGTCTACCTCGTCTCTGGTTTAGCCGGAAACCTGCTGACGCTCCTCCTGCTGCCAGCCAACTCGGCCAGCGCCGGTGCGAGTGGAGCCCTCTTCGGCATAGTCGGGGCGCTGATACTCATAACGGGCGTCGTCGGAGGCAACATGCAGGCCGCGCTGATAAACGCCTTCGTGCTCTTCCTGATAAACAGCATCCTGCCGGGCGTCAACGTCTACGCCCACCTGGGCGGGCTCCTCGTTGGAATGGCCATAGGCTACTACTACGGCAGGCAAATCAAGAGGCACCTGATGGCGAGGATGTACGGCTACGGATGGTAA
- a CDS encoding bifunctional fructose-bisphosphatase/inositol-phosphate phosphatase, with the protein MKTNTEIPWNEVALETAREVEKEVMPLFGTPKAGEAIGENVSGDVTKYVDKVAEDVVLSRLQPLGVNVVSEEIGFIDNGSDYTVIVDPIDGSYNFAAGIPIFAFSFAVFKGRKPIYGAIYEFATKTFYEALPGEGAYMDGKPIRVRKPERGKEALSFYTRGRCLGLIRRVKRVRVLGAIAVELTYLAKGALDGVLDIRNYVRTTDIAAGVLIAREAGAIVTDERGKELELRLDATSKTNVIAVNDRYLLDMILEELENES; encoded by the coding sequence ATGAAAACTAATACGGAAATCCCGTGGAACGAGGTCGCCCTCGAAACCGCGAGGGAGGTTGAAAAGGAAGTAATGCCCCTCTTCGGCACTCCCAAGGCAGGGGAGGCGATAGGAGAGAACGTCAGCGGAGACGTTACCAAATACGTTGACAAAGTGGCTGAAGACGTTGTTCTTAGCAGACTTCAGCCCCTGGGCGTTAATGTCGTCAGCGAGGAGATAGGCTTCATAGACAACGGGAGCGACTACACGGTCATCGTTGACCCCATAGACGGCTCGTACAACTTCGCCGCAGGCATACCAATATTCGCCTTCAGCTTCGCCGTCTTTAAAGGAAGGAAGCCCATCTATGGTGCGATATACGAGTTCGCCACAAAGACGTTTTACGAGGCCCTGCCTGGGGAAGGCGCCTACATGGACGGAAAGCCCATAAGAGTCAGGAAACCCGAGCGCGGAAAGGAGGCACTCAGCTTCTACACGCGCGGCAGGTGTTTGGGCCTAATAAGGAGAGTCAAACGCGTCCGCGTCCTCGGTGCGATAGCCGTTGAGCTTACCTACCTGGCAAAGGGGGCCCTCGACGGTGTCCTGGACATAAGGAACTACGTGAGGACGACGGATATAGCGGCAGGAGTGCTGATAGCGAGGGAGGCGGGGGCGATAGTCACGGACGAGAGGGGGAAGGAGCTGGAGCTGAGGCTCGACGCAACGAGCAAGACAAACGTAATAGCCGTCAACGACCGCTACCTGCTCGACATGATTCTGGAGGAGCTGGAAAATGAGTCTTGA
- a CDS encoding DUF63 family protein, whose amino-acid sequence MGLYEFFYEYFIKPIQENQGYNPVNTVVYAIILGIAVMLLYKMLKRMGIKVDDRFFKALIPYIILGPLMRSMTDVGILPRTYLTVSPGGYFVIAAFAIASLYAVWRHCSGEKFYPLYRDFGWVLLGGLVFVLIINLGRVNFNPEVFKYFIPALIIAEAFIWLVSKKLTLVRDNSLLFYTHFYDATTTFVGIQFLGFWEQHVLARWLMDAFGTPAVIYAEKFLILLPVVWILDRWMKDEDPDLINFVKLTMFILGFGPGTRNLLIMLMGG is encoded by the coding sequence ATGGGGCTCTACGAGTTCTTTTACGAGTACTTCATAAAACCGATACAGGAAAACCAGGGTTACAATCCCGTGAACACGGTTGTCTACGCCATAATCCTGGGCATAGCTGTGATGCTCCTCTACAAGATGCTCAAACGGATGGGAATAAAGGTTGACGACCGCTTCTTCAAAGCGCTCATTCCGTACATAATCCTTGGCCCGCTGATGCGGAGCATGACCGACGTTGGAATCCTCCCAAGGACTTACCTGACCGTCAGCCCCGGCGGCTACTTCGTCATAGCGGCCTTTGCGATAGCGTCTCTCTACGCCGTGTGGAGGCATTGCTCCGGAGAGAAGTTTTATCCTCTCTATAGGGACTTCGGCTGGGTTCTGCTCGGTGGGTTAGTCTTCGTCCTGATAATAAACCTGGGAAGGGTTAACTTCAACCCGGAGGTCTTCAAGTACTTCATTCCGGCGCTGATAATAGCCGAGGCATTTATATGGCTCGTCTCAAAGAAGCTCACCCTCGTCAGGGACAACTCGCTCCTCTTTTACACCCACTTCTACGACGCTACAACCACATTTGTAGGAATCCAGTTCCTTGGCTTCTGGGAGCAGCACGTCCTCGCAAGGTGGCTTATGGATGCCTTCGGGACGCCGGCGGTTATATACGCCGAGAAGTTCCTAATACTGTTGCCTGTGGTGTGGATACTCGACAGGTGGATGAAGGACGAGGATCCAGATCTGATCAACTTCGTGAAGCTCACGATGTTCATCCTCGGCTTCGGGCCGGGAACGAGGAACCTGTTGATAATGCTGATGGGTGGTTAG
- a CDS encoding NAD(P)-dependent glycerol-1-phosphate dehydrogenase, whose product MHLMQLPREVLLGENLKGEAVNVAKRLGLGERALVLYGPKTKEIAGKDIEKSLRESFEVSALVIREANMEEVEKTLTKIRDDNSDWLIAVGGGSIIDVAKLASFKAGVPFISFPTTASHDGIASANASIKDLGTKTSVKAVPPVAVIADVRVIKTAPYRYLAAGVGDMISNLTAVKDWQLAHRIKGEYYSEYAASLSLMSAKMVIKNADIIRLGNEESVRKVVKGLISCGVAMSIAGSSRPASGAEHLFSHALDAIAPKPALHGEQVGVGTIIMAYLHGLKWERIRETLKKVGAPTNAYELGIDPEYIIEALTIAHTIRPERYTILGKDGLTREAAEKAAKITGVI is encoded by the coding sequence ATGCATCTGATGCAGCTGCCCAGAGAGGTGCTGCTGGGCGAAAATCTGAAGGGAGAGGCCGTTAACGTCGCGAAGAGGCTTGGTCTGGGTGAGAGAGCTTTAGTGCTCTATGGGCCGAAGACGAAAGAGATAGCCGGAAAGGACATCGAAAAGAGTCTCAGGGAGTCGTTTGAGGTGAGCGCGCTGGTAATCCGGGAGGCCAACATGGAGGAGGTCGAGAAGACCCTGACTAAAATTAGGGACGATAACTCTGACTGGCTCATAGCCGTTGGAGGGGGTAGCATAATCGACGTCGCCAAGCTTGCCTCGTTTAAAGCCGGAGTTCCCTTCATCAGCTTTCCCACTACAGCTTCCCACGACGGCATAGCGAGTGCAAACGCATCCATCAAGGACCTCGGGACCAAAACGTCGGTCAAGGCCGTGCCTCCGGTGGCGGTGATAGCCGACGTGAGGGTCATCAAGACCGCCCCCTACCGCTACCTCGCGGCTGGCGTTGGCGACATGATAAGCAACCTAACCGCTGTAAAGGACTGGCAGCTGGCCCACAGGATAAAGGGCGAGTACTACAGCGAGTACGCGGCTTCACTGAGCCTGATGAGCGCCAAGATGGTGATAAAGAACGCGGACATAATACGCCTCGGCAACGAGGAGAGCGTGAGGAAGGTTGTGAAGGGTCTTATTTCGTGTGGCGTGGCCATGAGCATAGCCGGCTCTTCAAGGCCAGCCAGCGGTGCGGAGCACCTCTTCAGCCATGCGCTCGATGCCATAGCGCCAAAACCGGCCCTGCACGGTGAGCAGGTCGGAGTTGGGACGATAATAATGGCGTATCTCCACGGGCTCAAGTGGGAGCGGATTAGGGAAACCTTAAAGAAGGTCGGGGCGCCAACTAACGCATACGAGCTTGGGATCGACCCGGAGTATATAATTGAGGCCCTCACGATTGCCCACACGATACGGCCCGAGAGATACACGATCCTCGGAAAGGACGGCCTCACGCGAGAAGCCGCCGAAAAGGCCGCTAAAATCACAGGGGTCATCTGA
- a CDS encoding UPF0179 family protein, whose product MAIITLVGEKLARPGVEFIYYGPAEPCKTCKLAGVCVGNLEPGRRYKILRVRSMPSHSCPLHEGKVRVVEVVEPSIEVAIEPRLAIAGSVIKLHFADCSDREKADLFRPEGLFEGDHVKIIEILDDVECGGRTYKVVKVMRKKD is encoded by the coding sequence ATGGCAATAATCACGTTAGTTGGGGAAAAGCTGGCAAGACCTGGGGTTGAGTTCATATATTACGGCCCGGCAGAACCGTGCAAGACGTGCAAATTAGCTGGAGTCTGCGTCGGAAACCTGGAACCCGGCAGGAGGTATAAAATTCTCAGGGTAAGGAGCATGCCCTCTCACTCCTGCCCGCTTCACGAGGGCAAGGTTCGCGTCGTCGAGGTCGTCGAGCCGAGCATCGAGGTCGCGATAGAGCCGAGGCTGGCCATAGCCGGTTCCGTGATAAAGCTTCACTTCGCGGACTGCAGCGACAGGGAAAAAGCGGATCTGTTCAGGCCGGAGGGCCTCTTCGAGGGCGACCACGTGAAGATAATAGAGATCCTCGACGATGTCGAGTGCGGTGGCAGGACATACAAGGTCGTCAAGGTCATGCGCAAGAAGGACTGA
- a CDS encoding biotin-dependent carboxyltransferase family protein, which translates to MIELLKVPSLLTVQDSGRRGYRKLGVPVSGFMDDYSARIANYLVGNPGDAPLLEFLLAGPTLRFNSSAVFAIAGDVEVKLNGVPIEPWRSYWAKRGDILEVGALKSGLYGYIAFAGGIKCERLLGSCSAYPKAGLGRPLEAGDRLSLGYAILAGKEGRYLPSELRPDYSSKEKTVRVVLGPGLDHFTEEGIETFLSESYTVTPESDRMGYRLDGKTIEHSERGADIVTEPLLPGTVQVPSSGKPIVMLHDAQTTGGYAKIAVVSTADLPIVAQSRPGERLRFEAVSVDEAWELLIRREKTLMAIRNFLDGKMRIYRIRTGEEELIAFTKVEKE; encoded by the coding sequence ATGATTGAGCTCCTAAAAGTGCCCTCGCTTCTAACCGTCCAGGACTCAGGCAGGAGAGGCTACCGAAAGCTCGGCGTTCCGGTTTCAGGCTTCATGGACGACTACTCCGCGAGGATAGCGAACTACCTCGTCGGAAACCCCGGCGATGCTCCGCTCCTTGAGTTCCTTCTGGCCGGCCCAACGCTTAGATTCAATTCCTCGGCAGTCTTTGCTATCGCTGGGGATGTTGAGGTGAAGCTAAACGGCGTCCCAATTGAACCCTGGAGGAGTTACTGGGCCAAGAGGGGCGACATCCTTGAGGTTGGCGCCTTGAAGAGCGGCCTCTACGGATACATAGCCTTCGCCGGCGGGATAAAGTGCGAAAGGCTCCTTGGCAGTTGCTCGGCCTATCCCAAGGCCGGTCTCGGAAGGCCACTGGAGGCCGGCGATAGGCTAAGCCTCGGCTACGCGATACTAGCCGGGAAGGAAGGGAGATACCTTCCCTCCGAGCTGAGGCCGGACTATTCTTCTAAGGAAAAGACCGTCCGCGTCGTCCTCGGCCCCGGCCTCGACCACTTCACCGAAGAGGGGATAGAGACCTTCCTGAGCGAGTCCTATACCGTAACTCCCGAGTCCGACAGGATGGGCTACCGCCTCGATGGAAAGACCATAGAACACTCCGAGAGGGGCGCGGACATCGTTACGGAGCCCCTGCTGCCTGGAACGGTTCAGGTGCCGTCCAGCGGAAAGCCGATAGTGATGCTTCACGACGCCCAGACAACCGGCGGCTACGCCAAGATAGCCGTCGTTTCAACGGCCGATCTTCCCATAGTTGCACAGAGCAGGCCGGGGGAGAGGCTGAGGTTTGAGGCGGTGAGTGTTGACGAAGCCTGGGAGCTGCTGATTAGGCGCGAGAAAACTCTGATGGCCATTAGGAACTTCCTCGATGGGAAGATGCGCATTTACAGAATAAGAACGGGGGAAGAAGAGCTGATTGCGTTCACAAAAGTGGAAAAAGAATGA
- the pxpB gene encoding 5-oxoprolinase subunit PxpB produces the protein MKFKPLGDSALLISFGEVIDEELNEKIHSLARAIEKANFEWLVEVVPAYSSLAVIYNPVLIDFESVKRAVEGVEFTSERFEGKLVEVPVVYGGEYGPDLEFVAEYNGLSVDEVIEIHSRPVYRVYFLGFLPGFAYLGGMDDRIATPRLEKPRLKVPAGSVGIAGKQTGIYPLESPGGWRLIGRTPLRLFDPSKEPPTLLQPGDRVRFVPVDEDEFRELYEREWGERND, from the coding sequence ATGAAATTCAAACCCCTCGGCGATTCCGCCCTGCTGATTTCCTTCGGCGAGGTTATAGACGAGGAGCTAAACGAGAAAATACACTCCCTCGCGAGGGCAATAGAGAAGGCCAACTTTGAGTGGCTCGTCGAAGTCGTTCCGGCTTATTCATCCCTCGCTGTAATTTACAATCCTGTGTTGATAGACTTCGAAAGCGTCAAGCGGGCCGTTGAGGGGGTCGAGTTCACTTCAGAGCGCTTCGAGGGGAAACTCGTGGAGGTTCCAGTCGTTTATGGCGGTGAATACGGTCCCGATTTGGAGTTCGTGGCGGAATACAATGGCCTGAGCGTTGATGAGGTCATAGAAATTCACTCGAGGCCGGTCTACCGCGTCTACTTCCTCGGCTTCCTCCCAGGGTTTGCATACCTCGGCGGAATGGACGATAGGATAGCGACACCAAGACTTGAAAAGCCTCGCCTGAAAGTGCCAGCAGGCTCTGTGGGAATAGCGGGAAAGCAGACCGGTATTTACCCCCTCGAAAGCCCCGGGGGTTGGAGGCTTATAGGCAGGACTCCCCTGAGACTCTTCGATCCATCGAAAGAGCCGCCAACTCTTCTCCAGCCGGGTGACAGGGTGAGGTTCGTCCCAGTAGACGAAGATGAATTCAGGGAGCTCTACGAGCGTGAATGGGGTGAAAGGAATGATTGA
- a CDS encoding LamB/YcsF family protein: protein MKVDLNSDLGESFGRYKLGLDEEVMNHITSANVATGWHAGDPLVMRKTVRLAKEKGVALGAHPGYPDLLGFGRRYMKLSPEEARNYILYQIGALYAFTRAEDLELQHVKPHGALYNALVREEELARAVIEGIADFDKNLIFVTLSGSRPAEIAEEMGVKVAHEVFADRAYNPDGTLVPRSKPGAVIHDREEIAERVISMVKDGGVKAINGEWIELKADTICVHGDNPKAVEIAKHIREVLEEEGVKIVPMGEFIR, encoded by the coding sequence ATGAAGGTTGACCTGAACTCTGACCTCGGGGAGAGCTTCGGCCGTTACAAGCTTGGTCTCGATGAGGAGGTCATGAACCACATCACGAGCGCCAACGTAGCTACCGGCTGGCACGCCGGCGACCCGCTGGTCATGAGAAAAACCGTGAGGCTCGCGAAGGAGAAGGGCGTGGCCCTCGGTGCTCACCCGGGCTACCCGGATTTGCTCGGATTCGGAAGGAGGTACATGAAGCTTTCACCGGAGGAAGCGAGGAACTACATCCTCTATCAAATTGGGGCGCTTTATGCCTTCACGAGGGCTGAGGACCTTGAGTTACAGCACGTCAAGCCACACGGTGCTTTGTACAACGCCCTAGTCAGAGAAGAGGAACTCGCGAGAGCTGTGATAGAAGGTATAGCGGACTTCGATAAGAACCTGATATTCGTTACCCTCTCGGGCTCAAGGCCGGCTGAAATAGCGGAGGAGATGGGAGTTAAGGTGGCCCACGAGGTTTTTGCCGACAGGGCATACAACCCGGACGGAACACTCGTCCCGCGCTCGAAACCCGGGGCAGTAATTCACGACAGAGAAGAGATAGCCGAGCGCGTTATCTCGATGGTCAAGGATGGGGGGGTGAAAGCGATAAACGGCGAGTGGATTGAGCTGAAAGCTGATACCATCTGCGTGCACGGCGACAATCCAAAAGCTGTTGAGATAGCAAAGCACATCAGGGAGGTTCTTGAGGAGGAGGGCGTTAAGATAGTGCCAATGGGGGAGTTTATACGATGA
- a CDS encoding type II toxin-antitoxin system VapC family toxin codes for MKAQVIDTAIFIQGVDVEGVTTPKVVDEVKDPESRLFLEGLISAGKVRVLQPSRESIRAVMEAAKKTGELGELSEADLEVLALAYELKGVLLTDDYNLQNIAKTLGMEFKTLKRGIKRVIRWNYVCIGCGKRFKEMPPEGVCPDCGSPVRLIPKRKRKKRRFHP; via the coding sequence ATGAAGGCCCAGGTCATAGACACCGCGATATTCATCCAGGGGGTTGATGTTGAGGGCGTTACGACGCCGAAGGTCGTCGATGAGGTGAAAGACCCGGAGTCGAGGCTTTTCTTGGAGGGACTGATTAGTGCGGGCAAGGTCAGGGTTCTCCAGCCGTCGAGGGAAAGCATTAGAGCCGTAATGGAAGCTGCCAAAAAGACGGGAGAACTTGGAGAACTCAGCGAGGCAGACCTTGAGGTTCTTGCCCTGGCGTACGAGCTTAAAGGGGTTCTCCTCACAGATGACTACAACCTCCAGAACATAGCGAAAACCCTCGGTATGGAGTTTAAAACCCTCAAAAGAGGGATAAAGCGCGTAATCAGGTGGAACTACGTCTGCATTGGCTGTGGGAAGCGCTTCAAGGAGATGCCCCCCGAAGGAGTCTGTCCCGACTGTGGGAGTCCGGTAAGGCTAATCCCTAAGAGAAAACGAAAAAAGAGGAGGTTTCATCCGTAG